The following proteins come from a genomic window of Lolium rigidum isolate FL_2022 chromosome 5, APGP_CSIRO_Lrig_0.1, whole genome shotgun sequence:
- the LOC124655411 gene encoding uncharacterized protein LOC124655411: protein MGADLVKSCLKMEDELLSEWKTRVRCSINDTLSVSTIIQCNLIKELVLSSCSTGGELFSLALLCITKEADLMCELLKHGAEPFDDIIQQSSVIRMCVLGLANLKGHQSISVAAAMVGMTYEAKKMCDWIKREKKLLTFSLSEPNGLECCLIRIKALGVMTSILEDCSFPCI from the exons ATGGGTGCTGATCTTGTCAAATCT tgtcTCAAGATGGAGGACGAACTCCTATCTGAGTGGAAGACTCGAGTGAGATGTAGCATTAATGACACCTTATCAGTCAGCACTATTATTCAGTGTAACCTTATTAAGGAGCTAGTACTTTCAAGTTGCAGCACAGGGGGTGAATTGTTTTCTCTTGCTTTACTG TGTATCACCAAGGAGGCTGACCTGATGTGTGAGCTGTTGAAGCATGGCGCTGAGCCTTTTGATGACATCATCCAGCAGAGCAGTGTGATCCGCATGTGTGTCTTGGGCCTTGCGAACCTCAAAGGGCACCAATCTATTTCTGTCGCTGCTGCAATGGTG GGTATGACATATGAGGCCAAGAAGATGTGTGATTGGATCAAGAGAGAGAAGAAGCTTCTCACCTTCAGCCTGTCTGAGCCTAATGGTCTTGAGTGCTGCTTGATCCGGATCAAAGCCTTGGGTGTTATGACAAGCATACTGGAGGATTGTTCCTTTCCTTGTATATAA